Proteins encoded together in one Riemerella anatipestifer window:
- a CDS encoding helix-turn-helix domain-containing protein, translated as MLYRLFVLFFLIEVSSLSAQSYSEISSKYSHLDENDLSAIPYIKQYIAKAKKEKNYTELAEGCLDFSYYHPNDKVKSKYADSAVIAAELSPDIEKTVTSYVARGSLYYFYYRDFKKALRDYITAFNYSKKNKENPYRDYTIIYHIGVIKSHLGYYEEALEQFRECISFFEPFTRKKLSQNTLFNHQKGYYNSMHQAIVCYQKLGNYQKADSLIKVGLSETKGMGSFSLEHAYFTKSNALSNFYQKKYHYTISSLELALPSIIKNKDIAGESIGYLYLGKSYLNIKQRNKGILYLKKIDSIFNTSRLVIPELRENYELLIKDARLQNDTQQELYYINQLLSIDKVLSKDFSTLSSKIHKEYDTQKLLDAKAALEKKSYWWLTISSSVILALCIVLYFRRKKEKEIHKKYLELERKIKDKKRINLTKSTPSEKPNIDQKIFDKIVSQLENFEHYQGFTEKGITLSKLSKKFNTNSKYLSQVISETRHTNFNRYISELRINYITHLLFNDKRYLNYTIESLAEKCGIQSRQNFSDLFLEINGIRPTDFIKKRKKSVE; from the coding sequence ATGCTTTACAGACTTTTTGTTTTATTTTTTCTTATCGAGGTTTCGTCTCTATCAGCACAATCTTATTCAGAGATTAGCTCAAAATATTCTCATTTAGACGAGAATGATCTATCTGCTATACCCTATATAAAACAATATATTGCAAAAGCAAAAAAAGAAAAAAATTATACAGAATTAGCCGAAGGCTGTCTAGATTTCAGCTATTATCATCCTAATGACAAAGTAAAATCAAAATATGCCGATAGTGCTGTTATAGCTGCAGAACTTTCTCCAGATATAGAAAAGACTGTTACTTCCTATGTAGCAAGAGGTAGTTTATACTACTTCTATTATAGAGATTTCAAGAAAGCTCTTAGAGATTATATCACCGCATTTAACTACTCTAAAAAAAACAAAGAAAACCCTTATAGAGACTATACCATTATCTACCATATAGGTGTTATAAAAAGCCACTTGGGCTATTATGAAGAAGCCTTAGAACAATTCAGAGAGTGTATTTCCTTTTTTGAACCATTTACCCGTAAAAAATTATCCCAAAATACTCTTTTCAATCATCAAAAGGGGTACTATAACAGTATGCACCAAGCTATTGTTTGTTACCAAAAATTAGGAAATTACCAAAAGGCGGATTCTCTTATAAAGGTAGGACTATCAGAGACTAAAGGTATGGGAAGTTTTTCACTAGAACACGCTTATTTTACAAAATCTAATGCTTTATCAAATTTTTATCAGAAGAAATATCATTATACCATATCTTCACTAGAACTAGCACTACCTTCAATCATAAAGAATAAAGACATAGCTGGAGAAAGCATTGGTTACCTCTATTTAGGCAAGTCTTATCTAAATATAAAACAGCGTAATAAGGGTATTCTTTATCTCAAAAAGATAGATTCTATTTTCAATACAAGTCGCCTCGTAATTCCTGAATTAAGAGAAAATTACGAACTCCTCATAAAAGATGCTCGTCTGCAGAACGATACACAACAAGAACTCTACTATATCAATCAACTCTTAAGCATAGATAAAGTACTTTCTAAAGATTTCAGCACCCTCTCCTCTAAAATCCATAAAGAATATGATACCCAAAAGCTATTAGATGCTAAGGCTGCTCTCGAGAAAAAAAGCTATTGGTGGCTTACCATAAGCTCTAGCGTTATATTAGCACTGTGTATAGTACTGTATTTTAGACGCAAAAAAGAAAAAGAAATTCATAAAAAATACTTAGAATTAGAGCGTAAAATAAAGGATAAAAAGCGTATTAATCTTACCAAAAGTACTCCCTCTGAAAAACCCAATATAGATCAAAAAATATTTGATAAAATTGTATCCCAACTAGAAAATTTTGAACATTATCAAGGGTTTACCGAAAAAGGAATTACCCTTTCTAAGCTATCCAAAAAATTCAACACTAACTCTAAATATCTATCCCAAGTGATTAGCGAAACTCGCCATACTAATTTTAATAGATACATTTCTGAACTACGCATCAACTACATTACTCATTTGTTATTTAATGACAAACGATATCTTAATTACACCATTGAGTCACTAGCTGAAAAATGTGGCATTCAATCAAGGCAAAACTTCTCAGACTTATTTTTAGAAATTAATGGCATACGCCCTACCGATTTTATAAAAAAGAGAAAAAAGTCAGTTGAATAA